A region of Paractinoplanes abujensis DNA encodes the following proteins:
- a CDS encoding methyl-accepting chemotaxis protein: MLAALRRIKIGARLVLSMSLLLALIVTMITVGLSAMAEQRRATASVQDHREATRLAMQVKFRSADFNGWQTAYAFDVARGLAGATADTADSRAAFLASADAFRRELAALRAARLTDAERAAADRAADLFEQFMTLDKTIIAGYRNGRPASVARGHELVAVDEIKIFNAVAAAVDQLVDSVDRNSELAVAAAAKASERSSAVMIAAGAVVVLLGAMLAFLLVRSITRPLRDLNDRLAEIADGDGDLTQRVHDDGRDELGQAARSFNRFAERMQQLVAKVAAEAGRVARAADELGTVSAQLAGGAAQTSSQAGVVSTGAEEVSAIVSTMAASAEEMTASIAEISRSAAMATEIAEGGVRVAEEANETITRLGDSSAEIHDVVNLITSIAQQTNMLALNATIEAARAGESGKGFAVVAGEVKALAEQTAAATEQIGRRVTAIQQGSAAAVQAIGRIGTVVADINATQLTIASAIEEQSATTAEMSRNVGETATGAGDIAAGIQGVARNAQETTAGAGRTKQTAADLGRASDDLQTLVASFTY; this comes from the coding sequence ATGCTCGCGGCGCTGCGCAGGATCAAGATCGGTGCACGGCTCGTCCTGAGCATGTCGCTGCTGCTCGCCCTCATCGTCACCATGATCACCGTAGGGCTGTCGGCGATGGCCGAGCAGCGCCGGGCGACCGCCTCGGTGCAGGATCACCGCGAGGCCACGCGCCTGGCCATGCAGGTCAAGTTCCGGTCGGCCGACTTCAACGGCTGGCAGACGGCGTACGCCTTCGACGTCGCCCGCGGCCTGGCCGGCGCGACGGCGGACACCGCGGACAGCCGGGCCGCGTTCCTCGCCTCGGCTGACGCGTTCCGCCGGGAGCTCGCCGCCCTGCGCGCGGCTCGGCTGACCGACGCCGAGCGGGCCGCCGCCGACCGTGCCGCGGACCTGTTCGAGCAGTTCATGACGCTCGACAAGACCATCATCGCCGGATACCGGAACGGCCGCCCGGCCTCGGTGGCCCGCGGTCACGAGCTGGTGGCCGTGGACGAGATCAAGATCTTCAACGCGGTCGCGGCCGCCGTCGACCAGCTCGTGGACTCCGTCGACCGCAACTCGGAGCTGGCCGTGGCCGCCGCTGCGAAGGCGTCCGAGCGGTCCTCCGCAGTGATGATCGCGGCCGGGGCCGTGGTCGTCCTGCTGGGTGCGATGCTGGCGTTCCTGCTGGTCCGCTCGATCACCCGGCCGCTGCGGGACCTCAACGACCGGCTGGCCGAGATCGCCGACGGGGACGGCGACCTGACTCAGCGCGTGCACGACGACGGCCGCGACGAACTCGGTCAGGCCGCCCGCAGCTTCAACCGGTTCGCGGAGCGCATGCAACAGCTCGTGGCCAAGGTCGCGGCCGAGGCGGGCCGGGTCGCCCGCGCCGCCGACGAGCTCGGCACGGTCAGCGCTCAGCTGGCCGGTGGCGCCGCGCAGACCAGCAGCCAGGCCGGCGTGGTCAGCACCGGCGCCGAGGAGGTGTCGGCCATCGTCTCGACCATGGCGGCGTCGGCGGAGGAGATGACCGCGTCGATCGCCGAGATCTCGCGCAGCGCCGCCATGGCCACGGAGATCGCCGAGGGCGGCGTCCGCGTGGCCGAGGAGGCCAATGAGACGATCACCCGGCTCGGCGACTCGTCGGCCGAGATCCACGACGTGGTCAACCTGATCACGTCGATCGCGCAGCAGACCAACATGCTGGCCCTCAACGCGACCATCGAGGCCGCCCGGGCGGGGGAGAGCGGCAAAGGCTTCGCGGTGGTCGCCGGCGAGGTGAAGGCCCTGGCCGAGCAGACGGCGGCCGCGACCGAGCAGATCGGCCGGCGGGTCACCGCCATCCAGCAGGGCAGTGCGGCCGCGGTGCAGGCGATCGGCCGCATCGGCACGGTCGTGGCCGACATCAACGCCACTCAGCTGACCATCGCCTCGGCCATCGAGGAGCAGTCGGCCACCACGGCCGAGATGAGCCGCAACGTGGGTGAGACCGCCACCGGCGCCGGCGACATCGCGGCCGGCATCCAGGGCGTGGCCCGGAACGCGCAGGAGACCACCGCCGGTGCCGGCCGCACGAAGCAGACCGCAGCCGATCTGGGTCGCGCGTCGGACGACCTGCAGACCTTGGTGGCGTCGTTCACGTACTGA
- a CDS encoding aliphatic sulfonate ABC transporter substrate-binding protein, with protein sequence MRRWLAVVATVVVAVALGGCGGDEEAGSGDGGLRVGYQRFGGLSLIKARGDAPGVTWSLFESGPALTEALKAGAIDIGQTGEAPPIFAAAAGTDFVIAGVGAPSPRSEAVLVKESKGFKTFADLKGKTVALNKGSNVHWLLVKLLEANKMTLSDINVKYLKPAEGRPAFDNDQVDAWIIWDPYFALAEQPGVKVLADATGLANNREYLLVSKTAADAKTDRIRSFLQTYGKTTAWGIEHPDERAAVLAPELKIDEPTTKRALARAAQPVDTLNGEIGTEIQTIADGFADLELIPGRVDVKSLVDERFAEAAP encoded by the coding sequence ATGCGTCGATGGCTTGCAGTGGTGGCGACCGTGGTTGTGGCTGTGGCCCTGGGTGGCTGCGGGGGTGACGAGGAGGCCGGGTCCGGCGACGGCGGCCTGCGCGTCGGTTATCAGCGGTTCGGCGGGCTCAGCCTGATCAAGGCGCGCGGCGACGCGCCCGGGGTGACCTGGTCGCTGTTCGAGAGCGGGCCCGCGCTGACCGAGGCGCTCAAGGCGGGCGCGATCGACATCGGGCAGACCGGCGAGGCACCCCCGATCTTCGCGGCCGCCGCCGGGACCGACTTCGTCATCGCCGGGGTCGGCGCGCCGTCGCCCCGGAGCGAGGCCGTGCTGGTCAAGGAGTCCAAGGGCTTCAAGACCTTCGCGGATCTCAAGGGCAAGACGGTCGCGCTCAACAAGGGCTCGAACGTGCACTGGCTGCTCGTGAAGTTGCTCGAGGCGAACAAGATGACGCTGTCCGACATCAACGTCAAGTACCTCAAGCCGGCCGAGGGCCGGCCCGCGTTCGACAACGACCAGGTCGACGCGTGGATCATTTGGGATCCGTACTTCGCGCTGGCCGAACAGCCGGGCGTCAAAGTCCTGGCCGACGCCACCGGGCTCGCCAACAACCGCGAATACCTGCTCGTCAGCAAGACGGCGGCCGACGCGAAGACCGACCGGATCAGGAGCTTCCTGCAGACGTACGGGAAAACGACCGCGTGGGGGATCGAGCACCCCGACGAGCGGGCCGCCGTGCTCGCGCCCGAGTTGAAGATCGACGAGCCGACCACGAAACGGGCGCTGGCCCGCGCGGCGCAGCCGGTCGACACGCTGAACGGCGAGATCGGCACGGAGATCCAGACCATCGCCGACGGGTTCGCCGACCTCGAGCTCATCCCCGGCCGGGTCGACGTGAAGTCGCTGGTCGACGAGCGGTTCGCCGAGGCCGCGCCGTGA
- a CDS encoding ABC transporter permease: protein MTLVAAPATTEQAAPVRRRRQLRWQRTLSPVIILVAWEAASRTGVIDEDKLPAPTTVFATGWRLAADGTLGDHLLDSLTRAVIGLLIGGSLALVLGSVAGLLRAGDDAIDPPVQMARMLPHLALVPLLIIWVGIGESMKITLVALGAFFPLYFNVYAGIRDIDERLVEAARTCGLGTWQRIRHVVLPGAMPSLFLGLRLAIGAAWLSLVVGEQTNTQNGIGFLMMEAREFSQTDVVVLGLFVYAGLGLLSDLLLRIAERRVLSWRRGLQAS from the coding sequence GTGACGCTGGTGGCCGCGCCGGCCACCACCGAGCAGGCGGCGCCGGTGCGCCGGCGACGCCAGCTCCGGTGGCAGCGCACGCTGAGCCCGGTGATCATCCTGGTCGCGTGGGAGGCCGCCTCGCGTACGGGAGTCATCGACGAGGACAAACTGCCCGCGCCGACCACCGTGTTCGCCACCGGCTGGCGGCTCGCCGCGGACGGCACGCTCGGCGACCACCTGCTCGACTCGCTCACCCGCGCGGTGATCGGCCTGCTCATCGGGGGCAGCCTGGCGCTCGTGCTCGGCTCGGTGGCCGGGCTGTTGCGGGCCGGGGACGACGCCATCGACCCGCCCGTGCAGATGGCCCGCATGCTGCCCCACCTGGCGCTGGTCCCGCTGCTGATCATCTGGGTCGGCATCGGCGAGTCCATGAAGATCACGCTGGTCGCCCTGGGCGCGTTCTTCCCGCTCTACTTCAACGTCTACGCGGGCATCCGCGACATCGACGAGCGCCTGGTCGAAGCGGCCCGTACGTGCGGGCTCGGCACCTGGCAGCGGATCCGGCACGTGGTGCTGCCGGGCGCGATGCCGTCGCTCTTCCTCGGCCTGCGCCTGGCGATCGGCGCGGCCTGGCTCAGCCTGGTCGTGGGCGAGCAGACCAACACGCAGAACGGCATCGGCTTCCTGATGATGGAGGCCCGCGAGTTCAGCCAGACCGACGTCGTGGTGCTCGGCCTCTTCGTCTACGCCGGTCTGGGCCTGCTCTCCGACCTGCTGCTGCGCATCGCGGAAAGGAGGGTGCTGTCGTGGCGACGGGGACTGCAGGCGTCGTGA
- a CDS encoding ABC transporter ATP-binding protein: MATGTAGVVTARGVRRSFGPATVLDGVDLDIAPGEVVALLGGSGSGKSTLLRVLAGLDPAAPGSYTVSEKHAVVFQEHRLLPWKRVLDNVALGVTDRSRCTDALAEVGLADRARAWPIELSGGQAQRVAFARALAREPALLLLDEPFGALDALTRLRMQELFGRLRARHGFAALLVTHDVEEALLLADRALVLDRGVIAADLPVTLPHPRTPDAAGFGALRRQLLDLLGVPLPT; this comes from the coding sequence GTGGCGACGGGGACTGCAGGCGTCGTGACCGCCCGCGGCGTGCGCCGCAGCTTCGGCCCGGCCACCGTGCTGGACGGGGTCGATCTCGACATCGCCCCCGGCGAGGTGGTCGCCCTGCTCGGCGGCAGCGGCTCGGGCAAGAGCACGCTGCTGCGTGTCCTGGCCGGGCTCGACCCCGCGGCGCCGGGCTCGTACACCGTCAGCGAGAAGCACGCCGTCGTCTTCCAGGAGCACCGGCTGCTGCCCTGGAAGCGGGTCCTCGACAACGTGGCCCTCGGCGTGACCGACCGCTCCCGCTGCACCGACGCCCTGGCCGAGGTGGGCCTGGCCGACCGGGCCCGGGCCTGGCCGATCGAGCTGTCCGGCGGCCAGGCGCAACGGGTGGCGTTCGCCCGGGCCCTGGCCCGCGAGCCGGCGCTGCTGTTGCTGGACGAGCCGTTCGGCGCCCTCGACGCGCTGACCCGGCTGCGCATGCAGGAACTGTTCGGCCGGCTGCGGGCCCGGCACGGCTTCGCGGCCCTGCTGGTCACCCACGACGTCGAGGAAGCCCTGCTCCTGGCCGACCGGGCCCTCGTGCTCGACCGCGGCGTCATCGCGGCCGACCTGCCGGTCACGCTGCCGCACCCGCGCACGCCGGACGCCGCCGGTTTCGGCGCCCTGCGACGTCAGCTGCTCGACCTTCTCGGGGTCCCGCTGCCCACCTGA
- a CDS encoding SDR family oxidoreductase codes for MAAGEVVLVTGASSGFGRLTAESLTRAGYLVAAGMRDVAGRNAPAAAALGGRAVELDVQSQESVDAAVAAVLDRHGRIDAIVHNAGHMALGPAEAFTPDEYAALYDVNVLGAQRVNRAALPSMRTAGKGFLIWVGSSSTRGGHPPFLAPYFAAKAAMDALAESYASELIRFGIDTTIVVPGAFTSGTNHFAHAGTPRDHEREQAYGELYGELRAGLSDRLAALIPPGSEAQTVADEILRVLDRPAGTRPFRTHVDPSRDGSEVVSAVADRIRQEFFHRIGLPDLLPANAAL; via the coding sequence ATGGCCGCCGGGGAGGTCGTCCTCGTCACCGGCGCGTCGAGCGGCTTCGGCCGGCTCACCGCGGAGTCCCTCACCCGCGCCGGTTACCTGGTGGCGGCGGGCATGCGGGACGTCGCCGGCCGCAACGCCCCGGCCGCCGCCGCGCTCGGCGGCCGGGCGGTGGAGCTCGACGTGCAGTCCCAGGAGTCGGTCGACGCCGCCGTGGCCGCGGTGCTCGACCGGCACGGCCGGATCGACGCGATCGTGCACAACGCCGGGCACATGGCGCTCGGCCCGGCCGAGGCGTTCACTCCGGACGAGTACGCGGCCCTGTACGACGTCAACGTGCTCGGCGCTCAGCGGGTCAACCGGGCCGCGCTGCCCTCGATGCGTACGGCTGGGAAAGGTTTTCTGATCTGGGTGGGCAGCTCCTCGACGCGCGGCGGGCACCCGCCGTTCCTGGCGCCCTACTTCGCGGCCAAGGCGGCCATGGACGCGCTGGCCGAGAGCTACGCAAGCGAACTGATCCGCTTCGGGATCGACACCACGATCGTGGTGCCGGGCGCCTTCACCTCGGGCACCAACCACTTCGCGCACGCCGGCACACCGCGCGACCACGAGCGCGAGCAGGCGTACGGGGAACTCTACGGCGAACTGCGGGCGGGCCTGAGCGATCGGCTGGCCGCCCTGATCCCGCCCGGCAGCGAGGCGCAGACCGTGGCCGACGAGATCCTGCGCGTGCTCGACCGGCCCGCCGGCACCCGCCCGTTCCGCACCCACGTCGACCCGAGCCGCGACGGCAGCGAGGTCGTCTCGGCGGTGGCCGACCGCATCCGCCAGGAGTTCTTCCACCGCATCGGCCTGCCCGACCTGCTGCCCGCCAACGCCGCCCTGTGA
- a CDS encoding SDR family oxidoreductase → MARVAIVTGGSRGIGRATAVKLGARGDAVVVGYAGNADLAAEVVREIVGAGGQAVAAQADVADEKQVAALFDLAEQTYGGVDTVVNSAGIMVLSPVADIDLDDLDRMHRTNIRGTFVVTREAARRVRDGGAIVTISTSVVGLQLPSYAGYAASKAAVEATSLILARELRGRQITVNTVAPGPTATSFFLDGKDQETIDRMAKQPPLERLGTPEDAAEMVAFLTGPQGHWINGQTIRSNGGII, encoded by the coding sequence ATGGCACGGGTAGCAATCGTCACCGGCGGCTCGCGCGGCATCGGCCGGGCCACCGCCGTCAAGCTGGGCGCGCGCGGCGACGCGGTAGTGGTCGGATACGCGGGCAACGCCGATCTGGCCGCCGAGGTCGTCCGCGAGATCGTCGGCGCGGGCGGGCAGGCCGTCGCGGCCCAGGCCGACGTGGCCGACGAGAAGCAGGTGGCGGCCCTGTTCGACCTGGCCGAGCAGACCTACGGCGGGGTCGACACGGTGGTCAACTCGGCCGGCATCATGGTCCTCTCCCCCGTCGCCGACATCGACCTCGACGACCTCGACCGGATGCACCGCACCAACATCCGCGGCACCTTCGTCGTGACCCGCGAGGCGGCCCGCCGGGTGCGCGACGGCGGTGCGATCGTCACGATCTCGACCTCGGTCGTCGGTCTGCAGCTCCCCTCGTACGCCGGGTACGCCGCGAGCAAGGCGGCCGTCGAGGCGACGAGCCTGATCCTGGCCCGCGAGTTGCGCGGCCGGCAGATCACGGTCAACACGGTGGCCCCCGGCCCCACCGCGACCAGCTTCTTCCTGGACGGCAAGGACCAGGAGACGATCGACCGGATGGCCAAGCAGCCGCCCCTGGAGCGGCTCGGCACCCCCGAGGACGCCGCCGAGATGGTCGCGTTCCTGACCGGCCCGCAGGGCCACTGGATCAACGGGCAGACCATCCGCAGCAACGGCGGGATCATCTGA
- a CDS encoding TetR/AcrR family transcriptional regulator, producing MTTITPDVRAALIAAAEQQLVASPDGDIATRAVCEAVGVTQPVLYRLFGDKNGLLDALADDGLRRYAEHKAAQPKTGDPVADLVAGWDDHIDFGRRNPALYQLMFAPRPRSHARARRQIMDLLEASLLRCAAVGALRVSPNAAAQLILPANVGLVLSCIAQPELFDDPQLSDRTRDAVFAAVLTAPAAETAENPLAAAALRLRSQLAVSGTDALEPAEAALLDRWLERLTQVRLAAPPAAAATADG from the coding sequence ATGACGACGATCACTCCGGACGTGCGGGCCGCACTGATCGCCGCCGCCGAGCAGCAGCTGGTGGCCTCGCCCGACGGCGACATCGCCACCCGGGCCGTCTGCGAGGCCGTCGGCGTCACCCAGCCCGTGCTCTACCGGCTCTTCGGCGACAAGAACGGGCTGCTCGACGCGCTGGCCGACGACGGCCTGCGCCGCTACGCGGAACACAAGGCGGCCCAGCCCAAGACCGGCGACCCGGTGGCCGACCTGGTCGCCGGGTGGGACGACCACATCGACTTCGGCCGCCGCAACCCGGCGCTCTACCAGCTGATGTTCGCCCCGCGGCCGCGCTCGCACGCCCGGGCCCGCCGCCAGATCATGGACTTGCTGGAGGCGTCCCTGCTGCGCTGCGCGGCCGTCGGGGCGCTACGCGTCAGCCCCAACGCGGCGGCCCAGCTGATCCTGCCGGCCAACGTCGGTCTGGTGCTGAGCTGCATCGCCCAGCCCGAACTCTTCGACGACCCGCAGCTGTCCGACCGGACCCGCGACGCCGTCTTCGCCGCCGTGCTGACCGCCCCCGCCGCCGAGACCGCGGAGAACCCGCTGGCCGCGGCCGCGCTCCGGTTACGCTCGCAGCTCGCCGTCTCCGGCACCGATGCCCTCGAGCCGGCCGAGGCGGCGCTGCTCGACCGCTGGCTCGAACGTCTCACCCAGGTCAGGCTGGCGGCGCCACCTGCGGCAGCGGCCACTGCTGACGGGTGA
- a CDS encoding FAD-binding oxidoreductase, with product MTTAVESFDTLRRKLTGALALPGDPLYAELATGFNVAITAKPAAVVEARDAQDVAEAVRFAAATGRAAGVQATGHGLAGTLDEAVLVHTGKLDECVVHPDGWARVGAGVRWQQVVDAAAPYGLAPLCGSAPGVGVVGYTTGGGLGPVARTFGWASDRVRAVEIVTGDGVLRRVTANDEPDLFWGVRGGKGALGIVTALEFDLVPLPSLYAGALYFAGADAAAVLHRWREWSSSLPLAATTSLAFLQLPPMPGVPEPLAGRFTVAVRFAWTESAESGAAVLAPMRAAATPIIDLVQTIPYAAIGMVHADPTEPMPVIEETDLLASFPAEAADALLATAGPDARSPQVMVELRQLGGALAEPGEHESALCHRDAAFSLILIGVPVPPIAEAIVPHAAAVRAALDPWLTGGALPNLSSGTGAERIARSYDPATLARLVEIAGRFDPANVLRVGQVPVRQS from the coding sequence ATGACCACCGCCGTCGAGTCCTTCGACACGCTGCGCCGCAAGCTCACCGGGGCCTTGGCGCTGCCCGGCGACCCGCTCTACGCCGAGCTCGCGACAGGCTTCAACGTGGCGATCACCGCCAAGCCGGCCGCGGTCGTCGAGGCCCGTGACGCGCAGGACGTCGCCGAGGCCGTCCGGTTCGCCGCGGCCACCGGGCGTGCGGCCGGTGTGCAGGCGACGGGGCACGGCCTGGCCGGCACGCTGGACGAGGCCGTCCTGGTGCACACCGGCAAGCTGGACGAATGTGTCGTGCACCCGGACGGCTGGGCCCGTGTCGGCGCCGGTGTCCGCTGGCAGCAGGTCGTCGACGCGGCCGCACCGTACGGGCTGGCGCCGCTGTGCGGTTCCGCGCCGGGCGTGGGCGTCGTCGGCTACACCACGGGCGGCGGGCTGGGCCCGGTCGCGCGGACGTTCGGGTGGGCCTCCGACCGCGTACGGGCGGTGGAGATCGTCACCGGCGACGGCGTGCTGCGCCGCGTGACCGCGAATGATGAGCCCGACCTGTTCTGGGGTGTCCGCGGCGGCAAGGGTGCGCTCGGCATCGTCACGGCGCTCGAGTTCGACCTCGTCCCGTTGCCTTCCCTGTACGCCGGCGCCCTGTACTTCGCCGGCGCCGACGCCGCGGCGGTCCTGCACCGCTGGCGCGAGTGGTCGTCCTCGCTGCCCCTGGCCGCCACCACTTCGCTCGCGTTCCTGCAGCTTCCGCCCATGCCGGGCGTGCCCGAGCCGCTGGCCGGCCGGTTCACCGTCGCGGTACGTTTCGCCTGGACCGAGTCCGCCGAGTCGGGCGCGGCGGTGCTGGCGCCGATGCGGGCGGCGGCGACCCCGATCATCGACCTGGTGCAGACCATCCCGTACGCGGCCATCGGCATGGTCCACGCCGACCCGACCGAGCCCATGCCGGTGATCGAGGAGACCGACCTGCTCGCGTCGTTCCCCGCCGAGGCCGCGGACGCGTTGCTGGCCACGGCGGGCCCCGACGCCCGCTCGCCGCAGGTGATGGTGGAGCTGCGGCAGCTGGGCGGCGCCCTGGCCGAGCCGGGAGAGCACGAGTCGGCGCTGTGTCACCGCGACGCCGCGTTCAGCCTGATCCTGATCGGCGTGCCCGTGCCCCCGATCGCTGAGGCCATCGTCCCGCACGCGGCCGCCGTCCGCGCGGCCCTGGACCCGTGGCTGACCGGCGGCGCCCTGCCCAACCTGAGTTCGGGCACCGGCGCGGAGCGGATCGCCCGCTCGTACGACCCGGCCACCCTGGCCCGCCTGGTGGAGATCGCCGGCCGCTTCGACCCCGCGAACGTCCTGCGGGTGGGCCAGGTCCCGGTCCGCCAGTCCTAG
- a CDS encoding YciI family protein → MKYALLMYSVEKSWAEADEATREQVYAAHGRFSELLRARDAGRGGEELALTSSATTVRVKDGEHVVTDGPYAETAEQLGGFYLVEARDLDEALEFARELAGVEDIIEVRPVVEHPSA, encoded by the coding sequence ATGAAGTATGCACTGCTCATGTACAGCGTCGAGAAGAGCTGGGCCGAGGCCGACGAGGCGACCCGGGAGCAGGTCTACGCCGCGCACGGGCGTTTCTCCGAGTTGCTCCGCGCGCGCGACGCCGGGCGCGGCGGTGAGGAACTGGCGCTGACCAGCAGCGCGACGACCGTACGGGTGAAGGACGGCGAGCACGTGGTGACCGACGGGCCGTACGCGGAGACGGCCGAGCAGCTCGGCGGTTTCTACCTGGTCGAGGCGCGTGACCTGGACGAGGCGCTCGAGTTCGCACGGGAGCTGGCCGGGGTCGAGGACATCATCGAGGTGCGCCCGGTCGTCGAGCACCCGTCGGCATGA